The stretch of DNA AATATCTACACCCACTCCGAGATGCTTCCTGCGCACGGTTATCCGGAGCTTCGCAAGTATCCGCACCTAAAGGGCAACGTCGGCAAGGCGTGGTTCGATCAGACCAAGCTTTTCAACGAATTTAAAGGCGCGATTTTGATGACCACCAACTGCATCGTGCCGCTTCGCTCATCCTGTAGCTACGCAGATAGGCTCTTTGGCTACTCTATCGCGGGCACCGACGGCATCAAACATATCCAAAACGACGATTTTACGCCGCTCATCGAGTGTGCGCTTGCATGCGGCGACGTGAGCATGGATAGCGACGAGAGCTTGGTGACGGGCGGACACTACAAGACGATTTTAAGCCTCGCGCCACAAATTTTAGACGCGATCAAGTCGGGCAAAATCCGCCGCTTTTTCGTTATCGCAGGCTGCGACGCGCCTGGCAAGGGACGCGAGTATTACCGCGAGCTAGCGCTCAGCCTGCCGAATGATTGCGTGATTTTGACCTCCAGCTGCGGCAAATTCCGCTTCAACGACGTGGATTTTGGAAACGTGCCCGGCACCGAGCTTCCGCGTTATATCGATCTAGGCCAGTGCAACGACAGCAACGGCGCGGTCAAGATTGCCTTGGCGCTTAGCGAGGCTACTGGCATCGCCGTAAACGACCTGCCGATCTCGATCGTGCTGATGTGGATGGAGCAAAAGGCGGTCATCATACTGCTTGCGCTATTTAGCCTGGGCGTTAAGAATATCAATGTGGGCCCTACGGTACCTGAGTTTTTCAACGACGAAATTTTGGGCTTTTTGGTGCAGAATTTCGGTCTTCGCCTAATCAGCGGCGACGCGCAGGCGGATCTGAAATACTTCCTGGGCGAATAACCGTCGCTTGGGCAATCTTTATGGGCACGTGAACGCCGCATAAAACAGCGCGCAGAATTTCT from Campylobacter showae CSUNSWCD encodes:
- the hcp gene encoding hydroxylamine reductase, whose protein sequence is MSYNQEMFCHQCQMSAPEGCGAKGQDRGTCGKTSTLALLQDAMVFGLKGLSAYRHHAHELGADTSAVDTVMADTLYFTLTNSNFNFDEHIAQLMAVGSAGVQMMDILSEAHTAKFGVPTPVKVSQNKVEGKAILVSGHNLHALEALLKATEGKGINIYTHSEMLPAHGYPELRKYPHLKGNVGKAWFDQTKLFNEFKGAILMTTNCIVPLRSSCSYADRLFGYSIAGTDGIKHIQNDDFTPLIECALACGDVSMDSDESLVTGGHYKTILSLAPQILDAIKSGKIRRFFVIAGCDAPGKGREYYRELALSLPNDCVILTSSCGKFRFNDVDFGNVPGTELPRYIDLGQCNDSNGAVKIALALSEATGIAVNDLPISIVLMWMEQKAVIILLALFSLGVKNINVGPTVPEFFNDEILGFLVQNFGLRLISGDAQADLKYFLGE